Proteins from one Polynucleobacter wuianus genomic window:
- a CDS encoding tartrate dehydrogenase — protein MNAKKIFKNPKIAVIAGDGIGKEVMPEGVRALEAANRKFGIGMQFDHFDFASCDYYLKHGKMMPDDWFDTLMKYDAIFFGAVGMPDILPDHVSLWGSLIQFRRGFDQYVNLRPVRLLPGVPCPLANRKPGDIDFFVVRENTEGEYSSVGGKMFPDTDREFVIQESIFTRQGVDRILQYAFDLAQSRPKKHLTSATKSNGIAITMPYWDERVEAMSKKFADVRTDKYHIDILAAHFVMNPDRFDVVVASNLFGDILSDLGPACTGTIAVAPSGSINPEGKFPSLFEPVHGSAPDIYGKMIANPIGQIWSGAMMLDHLGYPEAGNAIFSAIEKVLAVGPGHAPLTPDLGGTAKTDDLGKAIAAAI, from the coding sequence ATGAACGCAAAAAAGATATTTAAAAACCCTAAGATCGCAGTAATTGCTGGTGATGGTATTGGTAAAGAAGTCATGCCAGAAGGTGTTCGTGCTCTTGAGGCGGCTAACCGAAAGTTTGGTATTGGTATGCAGTTCGATCACTTTGATTTTGCAAGCTGTGACTACTATCTCAAGCATGGCAAGATGATGCCCGATGATTGGTTTGATACTTTAATGAAGTATGACGCCATTTTCTTTGGCGCAGTAGGAATGCCAGACATTCTTCCTGACCACGTTTCTTTGTGGGGGAGCTTGATCCAATTCCGCCGTGGCTTTGATCAATATGTGAATTTACGTCCTGTACGTTTATTACCAGGCGTTCCTTGCCCATTGGCTAATCGCAAACCAGGTGATATTGATTTCTTTGTAGTTCGAGAGAATACCGAAGGCGAATATTCTAGTGTTGGTGGAAAAATGTTCCCTGATACCGATCGCGAGTTTGTAATTCAGGAATCAATCTTTACAAGACAGGGCGTTGATCGTATTTTGCAGTACGCATTTGATCTAGCGCAGAGTCGCCCAAAGAAACACCTTACCTCAGCTACGAAATCTAACGGTATTGCAATTACCATGCCTTACTGGGATGAGCGAGTAGAAGCAATGTCTAAGAAATTTGCTGATGTCCGCACTGATAAATATCACATTGATATTCTGGCTGCGCATTTTGTCATGAATCCAGATCGTTTTGATGTCGTTGTTGCCAGCAATTTATTTGGCGATATCTTGTCGGATTTGGGTCCAGCTTGTACTGGTACGATTGCAGTCGCTCCATCAGGCAGCATTAATCCAGAAGGTAAATTTCCATCATTATTTGAACCGGTTCATGGTTCTGCACCAGATATTTATGGCAAGATGATTGCCAATCCTATTGGACAAATTTGGAGTGGGGCGATGATGCTGGATCACTTGGGTTATCCAGAAGCCGGTAATGCCATTTTCTCTGCAATTGAAAAAGTATTAGCAGTAGGTCCTGGTCATGCACCATTAACACCAGATTTAGGTGGTACTGCTAAAACTGATGACCTTGGTAAAGCGATTGCTGCTGCAATCTAA
- a CDS encoding O-linked N-acetylglucosamine transferase, SPINDLY family protein yields MAQPYAPLLQQMLLEFQNQRLDSAERLARSILRVNSKDLVALQVQGLCMAMQGRVAESIKPFALAATLDSKNTEILTNLAKAQHQTEFYAEAVASFEKLNKLIPNNVQVLTDLGTSYAKNRHYKKAELAFDRAIQLDPSYFLAWSNKGNLFADQGYPDSAINCFEKALQLNPTYAETWTNYGNAFFDLGRFDEACKAHDQSLLCNPDYAEAWFNKGNCLIELKQGELALESYSKAFELKQKIPFLIGQLINSLATQCNWESIEVLLPIALKAVSENKPAVPPFILLQTSANLALQYQAAQIYLRERIPFINDATFDRVKKSGNQKIRIGYFSSDFKEHPVGILIENLIKLHDRSRFEIYGFFLSKKSGDFLESRLVGSFDKTFDLFGIHDIEAQKQVVDQGLDIAVDLNGHTAGARTGLFARKIAPLQLSYLGYAGTSGASFYDYLIADQIVIPEWNQKFFSEKLAYMPNSFFPADTLLSPQEFGPIPTRVDQGLPADGFIFASFNNSYKITQQIFTIWMNLLKKVSGSVLWLSKPSDLAIQNLREYAQKLGVDPNRLVFAKLVPARIDHLSRLRLADLFLDTPHFNAHTTAADTLWAGVPVLTQIGETFAGRVAASQLTALGMGELITKTPEEYFAKALELANDPQALIELRNKQEANRFTTPLFNTKQYVKDLESLYSDLIEKKS; encoded by the coding sequence ATGGCTCAGCCTTATGCGCCCTTACTCCAACAGATGCTGCTGGAGTTTCAAAATCAGCGTCTTGATTCGGCTGAGCGTTTAGCGCGCTCTATACTACGCGTTAACTCCAAAGATCTTGTAGCCCTTCAAGTTCAAGGTCTATGCATGGCAATGCAAGGTCGTGTTGCAGAGTCAATTAAGCCTTTTGCATTAGCCGCAACCCTTGATTCAAAAAATACTGAAATACTGACGAATCTAGCAAAGGCGCAGCATCAAACCGAGTTTTATGCTGAAGCTGTAGCATCATTTGAGAAGCTTAATAAGTTAATTCCTAATAATGTGCAGGTATTAACTGATTTAGGAACTTCATATGCAAAAAATAGACACTACAAAAAGGCAGAGTTAGCTTTTGATAGGGCTATTCAACTAGATCCTAGCTATTTTCTGGCTTGGTCAAATAAGGGAAATCTCTTTGCTGACCAAGGATATCCCGATAGCGCCATCAATTGTTTTGAGAAAGCGCTACAACTAAATCCAACTTATGCTGAAACATGGACTAATTACGGTAATGCTTTTTTTGATCTGGGTCGTTTTGATGAGGCATGTAAAGCTCATGATCAATCATTATTGTGTAATCCCGACTATGCGGAAGCATGGTTTAATAAGGGAAATTGCTTAATAGAGCTAAAGCAGGGAGAGTTAGCCTTGGAGAGTTATTCTAAGGCGTTTGAGCTTAAACAAAAGATTCCATTCTTAATTGGTCAGCTAATCAACTCGCTCGCTACTCAGTGCAATTGGGAAAGCATCGAAGTTTTATTGCCAATCGCTTTAAAAGCAGTTAGCGAGAACAAGCCAGCTGTACCGCCTTTTATTTTGCTTCAAACATCCGCTAACCTTGCATTGCAATATCAAGCGGCTCAAATATACCTTCGCGAACGCATACCATTTATTAATGACGCCACATTTGATCGTGTAAAAAAGTCTGGAAATCAAAAGATAAGGATTGGGTATTTCTCGTCTGACTTCAAAGAGCATCCCGTAGGCATCCTGATTGAAAACTTAATTAAGCTTCATGATCGATCCCGTTTTGAGATTTATGGATTCTTTTTAAGTAAAAAATCTGGGGATTTCCTTGAGAGTAGGCTGGTGGGATCCTTCGATAAGACATTTGATTTATTCGGCATTCATGATATTGAGGCTCAAAAGCAAGTTGTTGATCAGGGACTCGATATTGCCGTCGACTTAAATGGACATACTGCTGGCGCTAGAACAGGTTTATTCGCTAGAAAAATTGCCCCTCTGCAACTAAGTTATCTGGGCTATGCAGGCACGTCAGGCGCTAGCTTTTATGACTATTTAATCGCCGATCAAATTGTCATCCCAGAGTGGAATCAGAAGTTCTTTTCTGAAAAACTCGCCTATATGCCGAATTCTTTTTTTCCAGCAGATACCTTGCTTAGCCCCCAAGAATTTGGTCCGATTCCTACGCGCGTAGACCAAGGCCTCCCTGCGGATGGCTTTATATTCGCAAGTTTCAATAATTCCTACAAAATAACCCAGCAAATTTTTACAATATGGATGAATTTACTCAAAAAAGTTTCTGGCAGCGTGCTTTGGTTATCAAAGCCTTCTGATTTAGCTATTCAAAATTTGCGAGAATATGCTCAAAAGTTAGGAGTCGACCCGAATAGATTGGTATTCGCCAAACTAGTTCCAGCAAGGATAGATCATTTAAGTCGGCTTCGCTTAGCAGATCTATTTTTGGATACTCCACACTTTAATGCGCATACTACTGCGGCTGATACTTTATGGGCTGGAGTACCCGTGTTGACACAGATTGGCGAGACCTTTGCGGGTAGGGTGGCCGCAAGTCAGTTGACGGCTCTGGGTATGGGTGAGTTGATTACAAAAACCCCAGAAGAGTATTTTGCTAAAGCGCTAGAACTAGCCAATGATCCACAGGCACTAATAGAGTTACGCAATAAACAAGAAGCAAATCGATTCACGACACCATTGTTTAATACTAAGCAATACGTCAAAGATTTAGAGTCTTTATATAGCGATCTAATAGAGAAAAAATCTTAG
- the dnaQ gene encoding DNA polymerase III subunit epsilon, with protein MRQVILDTETTGLNPATGDRIIEIGCVEVIDRRLTDRTFHYYINPERDIDAGAFAVHGLSREFLSDKPLFGNIVEQLIEFVDGAEIVIHNAAFDLGFLDNEFALLKRPPFRGLASKIIDTLLDARQMFPGKRNSLDALCDRFSISNEHRTLHGALLDAQLLAEVYIAMTRGQEDLSIDLIDYTVGADSDSHAKALPVSLKVLTASNDDLEQHEKILAEIAKSSKKDSVWSPAN; from the coding sequence ATGCGTCAAGTTATTCTAGATACTGAAACCACTGGCTTGAATCCGGCAACGGGTGATCGCATTATTGAAATTGGTTGTGTTGAAGTGATTGATCGACGATTAACGGATCGCACCTTTCACTATTACATCAATCCAGAGCGCGATATTGATGCGGGTGCCTTTGCAGTTCACGGCTTATCCCGAGAGTTTTTATCGGATAAGCCATTATTTGGCAATATCGTAGAGCAACTCATTGAATTTGTTGATGGCGCTGAGATTGTCATTCATAACGCGGCCTTCGACTTAGGCTTTTTAGATAATGAATTTGCGCTTCTCAAGCGCCCTCCATTTAGAGGATTAGCATCGAAGATTATTGATACCTTGCTAGATGCTCGACAAATGTTTCCAGGCAAGCGCAACTCCTTAGACGCTCTTTGCGATCGCTTTAGCATTAGCAACGAACATCGCACCCTTCACGGCGCGCTATTAGATGCCCAGCTTCTCGCTGAAGTCTATATAGCGATGACTCGAGGTCAGGAGGACCTCTCTATCGATTTAATTGATTACACCGTAGGCGCAGACTCAGATAGCCATGCAAAAGCTTTGCCAGTAAGCCTAAAAGTTTTGACCGCCAGCAATGATGATCTTGAGCAACATGAAAAGATTCTGGCAGAGATTGCTAAATCCAGCAAAAAAGACTCAGTTTGGAGTCCAGCGAATTAA
- a CDS encoding efflux RND transporter permease subunit translates to MTLSELCIRRPVMTVLLSVATVIAGTVAYLKIPVAALPSFNSPIISVSASLPGASPENMAASVALPLEKEFSTIDGITVISSTNFLGSTSITLEFNNDRDIDKAAVDVQAALLRAQKRLPIEMTIPPSYRKVNPADTPVLVVRLSSPSVNLSDLNAYAENLLSPNISTISGVAQVLVYGAKRYAVRVRAHPDALANRNLTMDDVAIAINKANANSPVGLLDGPRQAITIYANPQLVRPEEFGNLIISQKNGLPIYLKDIAEVTESYEDVKTLATANGERSIAIAILRQPSANTVEVVKSVKQLLPELQKQMPESVKLQLLNDRSLSIIEAIHDVNYTLALTVLLVVLVIFLFLKHVSATVIPSISLPISLIGAFFLLYFLGYSLDNISLLGITLAVGLVVDDAIVVLENIMRYVEEGMDPLKASLKGSKEVGFTIISISISLVAVFIPLFFMAGPIGLLFREFAVVVSLSILVSAIVSLTVVPMLCSRFLPKPGQHAKEYAINKKFDRVFDWMLRTYVYYLDLALQNRKKVLWGAASTFVITIILFVNSPKGFFPEEDIGQIQATTEASEDISFKAMLELQDKAAELVNTDPNVASSISVVGGGASSGTNTGRIFIILKDKADRQKMSKVMEGLRAKFKELPGLQVYMRPVQNLQLGGKNSKSRYQFILQSVGFEGVNEWADKLMQKMRADPMFRDVTSDSQLKGLNVKIDINREKAASAGVSISDIRTALYSSYGEKQVSTIYTPVNTYYVILEASEDDRQFETDLNKIFVRGRATDKLIPLSSLASFTRTIGPTAVNHQGQIPAVTLSFNLAPDVFLGDATKKIEEYTKQIGLPPSIITSYGGDAAVFKSNQSGQLILIFAALGVIYILLGVLYESYIHPLTILAGLPSAAIGAILSLRIFGFELTIVASIGILLLIGIVKKNAILMIDFALDAQRNQGMTPEKAIREACILRFRPIMMTTFAALMGALPIAFGIGAGAELRQPLGISVAGGLIFSQFVTLIITPVIYLYLDKYAGNGPMEIPPSVLEGT, encoded by the coding sequence ATGACGCTATCCGAGTTATGTATTCGGCGGCCAGTGATGACCGTGTTGCTATCCGTAGCAACCGTCATTGCCGGCACAGTTGCCTATTTAAAAATTCCGGTAGCCGCCCTTCCTAGTTTTAATTCACCGATTATTTCTGTCAGCGCGTCCTTGCCAGGAGCTTCACCTGAAAATATGGCTGCGTCTGTAGCGCTTCCACTGGAAAAAGAATTTTCGACCATTGACGGCATTACCGTTATTAGCTCAACGAACTTTTTAGGTAGCACCAGCATTACCCTTGAGTTCAATAATGATCGAGATATTGATAAGGCAGCTGTTGACGTTCAAGCAGCGCTATTACGCGCACAAAAGCGTTTGCCTATCGAGATGACGATTCCCCCGTCTTATCGTAAGGTGAACCCTGCTGATACACCTGTACTAGTTGTTCGTCTTAGCTCTCCCTCGGTCAACCTTTCTGACCTCAATGCCTATGCAGAGAACCTTCTCTCGCCAAATATTTCTACGATTAGTGGCGTTGCACAGGTATTGGTTTACGGTGCGAAGCGTTATGCCGTGCGTGTGCGCGCTCATCCTGATGCGCTAGCAAATCGCAATCTCACAATGGATGATGTGGCAATTGCGATCAATAAGGCCAATGCTAATAGTCCAGTAGGCTTGCTTGATGGGCCCCGCCAAGCCATCACCATTTATGCGAACCCGCAATTAGTTCGACCAGAAGAATTTGGTAATTTGATCATTAGCCAGAAGAATGGCTTACCGATCTACCTCAAAGACATTGCCGAGGTCACAGAGAGTTATGAGGATGTTAAAACTTTAGCAACAGCCAATGGAGAGCGCTCAATTGCGATTGCCATTTTGCGTCAGCCTAGCGCAAATACAGTTGAAGTGGTGAAGTCTGTTAAACAATTGTTACCAGAGCTTCAAAAACAAATGCCTGAATCGGTCAAGCTTCAACTCTTAAATGATCGCTCTCTATCGATTATTGAAGCAATTCATGATGTTAATTACACATTGGCACTAACAGTTCTCTTAGTTGTGCTCGTAATATTCTTGTTCTTAAAGCACGTATCAGCCACCGTTATTCCCTCAATTAGCTTGCCAATCTCTTTGATTGGCGCTTTCTTCTTGTTGTATTTTTTGGGTTACAGCCTAGACAATATTTCCTTGCTGGGCATTACTTTGGCTGTTGGTCTCGTCGTTGACGATGCGATTGTGGTGCTAGAAAACATTATGCGCTATGTTGAAGAAGGCATGGATCCACTGAAAGCCTCTCTAAAAGGCAGCAAAGAAGTTGGCTTCACCATCATCTCCATTTCTATTTCATTGGTAGCAGTCTTTATTCCACTCTTCTTTATGGCTGGCCCTATTGGTCTACTGTTTAGAGAATTTGCGGTCGTTGTTTCCCTTTCTATCCTGGTATCAGCAATTGTTTCTTTAACAGTTGTTCCCATGCTTTGCAGTCGTTTTTTGCCAAAGCCAGGCCAGCATGCCAAAGAATACGCAATTAATAAGAAATTTGATCGAGTATTTGATTGGATGCTAAGGACTTATGTCTACTACTTGGATCTTGCATTACAAAATCGCAAGAAAGTCCTATGGGGAGCGGCATCAACTTTTGTAATTACTATTATTTTGTTCGTCAATAGTCCAAAAGGCTTCTTCCCTGAAGAAGATATTGGACAAATTCAGGCAACTACTGAAGCGTCGGAAGATATTTCCTTTAAAGCGATGCTGGAATTGCAGGATAAAGCTGCAGAACTTGTAAATACTGACCCTAACGTTGCCAGCTCGATCTCGGTTGTTGGTGGTGGCGCTAGCTCTGGGACCAATACTGGCCGTATTTTTATTATTTTGAAAGACAAAGCCGATCGCCAGAAGATGTCTAAGGTCATGGAAGGTCTACGCGCTAAATTTAAAGAGCTGCCAGGTCTACAGGTTTATATGCGTCCTGTTCAGAACTTACAACTTGGCGGCAAAAATAGCAAATCTCGCTATCAATTCATTTTACAAAGCGTTGGATTTGAAGGCGTTAATGAATGGGCTGATAAGCTCATGCAAAAAATGCGCGCTGATCCGATGTTCCGCGACGTCACTAGCGATTCTCAATTAAAGGGCCTGAACGTCAAGATTGATATTAATCGCGAGAAAGCAGCAAGTGCTGGCGTTTCCATTTCTGATATTCGAACTGCGCTTTACTCTTCCTACGGCGAGAAGCAAGTTTCAACCATTTATACCCCTGTAAATACTTACTACGTCATACTTGAGGCCTCTGAGGACGATCGTCAGTTTGAGACTGATTTAAATAAGATTTTTGTACGTGGCCGCGCAACAGATAAATTAATCCCTCTATCTAGCTTAGCGAGCTTCACGCGCACCATTGGTCCAACGGCAGTAAACCATCAAGGACAAATTCCAGCAGTAACACTGTCATTTAACTTAGCTCCCGATGTATTTTTGGGTGATGCAACAAAAAAGATTGAGGAATACACCAAGCAAATTGGCCTGCCACCCTCCATCATCACGAGCTATGGCGGTGATGCTGCAGTCTTTAAGAGCAATCAATCTGGTCAGTTGATATTAATCTTTGCCGCTTTAGGTGTGATCTATATTCTTTTGGGCGTTCTCTATGAGAGCTATATTCACCCGCTTACCATTTTGGCGGGCTTACCGTCAGCTGCCATTGGCGCAATTCTTTCTTTACGTATCTTTGGCTTTGAATTAACTATTGTTGCATCGATAGGTATTTTGCTTTTGATTGGTATTGTTAAAAAGAATGCGATTTTGATGATTGACTTTGCGCTAGATGCCCAACGCAACCAAGGCATGACGCCTGAGAAAGCAATCCGTGAAGCCTGCATCTTACGTTTCCGCCCAATCATGATGACAACCTTTGCTGCGTTGATGGGTGCACTACCTATTGCGTTTGGTATTGGCGCTGGTGCTGAATTACGTCAGCCCCTAGGTATTAGCGTTGCAGGTGGATTAATCTTCTCTCAATTTGTAACCCTGATCATTACCCCCGTGATTTATCTCTACCTAGATAAATATGCTGGCAATGGACCCATGGAAATTCCACCTTCCGTACTTGAGGGAACCTGA
- a CDS encoding efflux RND transporter periplasmic adaptor subunit, translated as MSKIESSLDQLVAKLGQLKNVGKARLCALWQKASPQVSKLKQLDVATIKAFVVKFKWRILLVIIVLYAASKAYDYFFPASDKAGGPVTVTTVIVEKKDVPLIIEATGTIISNSIVDIRPMVTNTVAKINIKDGQEVKAGDLLFTLDDRNDKANYEKLKALADDAQKQYLRAKELVAKNFISKAGLETSLANAKSAQAAAKAAEVQLSFDYIRSPIDGRAGIVNVFPGSLVQASNVVTTATSSTATSSVGSMVTITQLNPINVQFVIPEKDIPTLLENQLDGEPLKVKVTVGDSSKKVYEGTVLVVDNQVDPSIAAVRVKAQIPNDSMTLLPGQFARVSLVASDLKDALSVPSQAVVINPRGKFVFTLDKEGKASLAPVKVVYDYQGSSVITGIQAGDKVVVEGKQNLRPGGKTREAKSSDKAAPKAESPPSPAPTAPAQPAASATPPATPSTTDKK; from the coding sequence GTGTCAAAAATAGAATCTTCTCTCGATCAGTTAGTCGCCAAGTTAGGCCAACTTAAGAATGTTGGCAAAGCGCGTTTGTGTGCACTTTGGCAAAAAGCATCTCCTCAAGTCAGCAAGTTAAAACAGCTCGATGTCGCAACAATCAAAGCTTTTGTTGTGAAATTTAAATGGCGCATCTTACTGGTCATCATCGTGCTTTACGCAGCATCCAAAGCCTATGACTATTTTTTCCCAGCATCAGATAAAGCTGGTGGTCCAGTAACCGTGACAACTGTCATCGTTGAGAAGAAAGATGTACCGCTCATTATTGAAGCTACTGGAACGATCATTTCAAATAGCATTGTTGATATTCGTCCTATGGTTACCAACACGGTTGCCAAGATCAATATCAAGGATGGGCAAGAAGTCAAAGCTGGCGATCTTCTGTTCACACTGGATGACCGTAATGACAAAGCTAATTACGAAAAGCTTAAGGCTTTAGCCGATGATGCTCAAAAGCAATATTTACGCGCCAAGGAGTTGGTAGCCAAGAACTTCATTTCCAAGGCAGGACTGGAGACTTCCCTGGCCAATGCCAAATCAGCCCAAGCAGCCGCCAAAGCCGCCGAAGTGCAACTCTCATTTGACTACATCCGCTCACCGATTGATGGCCGTGCAGGCATTGTTAACGTGTTCCCTGGCTCACTGGTTCAAGCCAGCAACGTAGTCACTACCGCAACTAGCTCAACCGCAACCTCCAGTGTTGGATCGATGGTGACGATCACTCAGTTAAATCCAATCAATGTGCAGTTTGTGATTCCGGAAAAGGATATTCCAACCCTGCTCGAAAATCAGTTGGATGGTGAGCCATTAAAAGTCAAAGTCACTGTTGGTGATTCTAGTAAAAAGGTCTATGAAGGTACCGTATTAGTTGTAGACAACCAAGTGGATCCATCCATTGCAGCTGTCCGAGTTAAAGCGCAAATTCCGAATGACTCCATGACATTACTCCCAGGTCAATTTGCTCGTGTATCTTTGGTTGCCAGTGATTTAAAAGATGCTCTATCTGTACCATCTCAGGCAGTAGTCATCAATCCTCGTGGTAAATTTGTCTTCACCTTGGATAAAGAAGGCAAAGCCAGCCTAGCACCAGTCAAGGTGGTTTACGACTATCAAGGCTCATCTGTAATCACCGGCATTCAAGCGGGTGATAAGGTGGTTGTAGAAGGAAAGCAAAACCTTCGTCCAGGTGGCAAAACACGTGAGGCGAAGTCTAGTGATAAAGCAGCGCCTAAAGCAGAATCGCCTCCTTCTCCAGCACCGACTGCACCAGCGCAGCCTGCTGCATCGGCTACACCTCCAGCTACTCCAAGCACTACAGACAAAAAATGA
- the rnhA gene encoding ribonuclease HI, protein MTHHKPTHHPPHIVIYTDGACKGNPGPGGWGAVLRSGNHEKHIHGGEKLTTNNRMEISAVIFALKALKQRSSVELWTDSQYVQKGVTEWLEGWKKRGWKTASKDPVKNADLWQELDALLPDHEISWHWVRGHNGHPGNELADQLANKGVEEFLP, encoded by the coding sequence ATGACCCACCACAAACCCACCCACCATCCACCCCATATCGTCATTTACACCGATGGTGCATGTAAAGGTAATCCAGGCCCCGGTGGTTGGGGCGCAGTTTTGCGCTCAGGCAATCATGAGAAACACATCCATGGTGGTGAAAAACTCACTACCAATAATCGAATGGAAATCAGTGCAGTCATCTTTGCCCTTAAGGCACTAAAGCAAAGAAGCTCAGTTGAGCTTTGGACAGACTCTCAATATGTCCAAAAAGGAGTAACCGAGTGGCTTGAGGGCTGGAAAAAACGGGGGTGGAAAACGGCCAGCAAGGATCCCGTTAAAAACGCGGATTTATGGCAAGAATTGGATGCCCTGCTGCCAGATCATGAGATTTCTTGGCATTGGGTGCGCGGTCATAATGGCCATCCAGGCAACGAACTGGCAGACCAGCTTGCCAACAAAGGGGTTGAGGAATTTTTACCCTAG
- a CDS encoding class I SAM-dependent methyltransferase yields MIPTPPIPSQTPAPPWSSWEKWLQSPPGQYVLRWEQKCFDQIVADVFGFHALQIGLPQMNALSENRMPLQALLMHANDSREYASRFQWHLIEGNTSELPFANESLDLVVLPHVLEFAADPHQILREVDRILRPEGRLVISGFNPASLWGARQYLSRLIGNPYLPRDGQFISLIRVKDWLQLLNYSLDRGNFGCYKLPLHGESSMARMDFLESMGNRWWPIFGAVFLVSAIKRHKGIRLIGQVQPVRIPAITQLSPAAERNQLRDSLKNRQKQ; encoded by the coding sequence ATGATACCAACCCCACCCATCCCCTCACAGACGCCTGCACCTCCTTGGAGCTCCTGGGAGAAATGGCTCCAGTCGCCTCCTGGCCAATATGTACTGCGCTGGGAGCAAAAGTGCTTTGATCAAATTGTGGCCGATGTATTTGGCTTTCATGCGCTACAAATTGGTCTACCGCAAATGAATGCTCTGAGTGAAAATCGTATGCCTTTGCAGGCGCTATTAATGCATGCAAATGACAGTCGTGAATATGCGTCAAGATTCCAGTGGCATTTGATAGAAGGAAATACCTCAGAACTTCCTTTTGCCAATGAGAGCCTTGATCTAGTCGTACTGCCTCACGTTTTAGAGTTTGCAGCAGATCCACACCAAATCTTGCGTGAGGTCGATCGCATTCTACGCCCTGAAGGTCGCCTTGTGATCTCTGGATTTAATCCCGCAAGCTTATGGGGTGCTAGGCAATATCTCAGTAGATTAATTGGCAATCCTTACCTTCCAAGAGATGGTCAGTTTATTAGCCTAATTCGCGTGAAAGACTGGTTACAACTTTTAAATTACTCACTTGATCGCGGCAACTTTGGTTGTTACAAGCTTCCCCTTCATGGTGAATCCTCTATGGCTAGGATGGACTTCTTAGAATCCATGGGCAACCGTTGGTGGCCGATATTTGGGGCGGTCTTCCTAGTATCAGCAATTAAGCGCCATAAAGGGATACGCCTTATTGGCCAGGTTCAGCCTGTTCGGATACCAGCCATTACACAACTCAGTCCTGCTGCAGAGCGCAATCAATTGCGTGATTCTTTAAAGAATAGACAGAAGCAGTAA
- the gloB gene encoding hydroxyacylglutathione hydrolase translates to MDKNTLLQVWPIPAFDDNYIWCIHDGKSALVVDPGDSAPVLEYLEQAHLKLKGILITHHHADHTGGILNLLNSLGPKIPVYGPVGDNIPGRTVVAMEGDKIEIDFPRISLKVFEVPGHTLSHIAYFANMQANVVEPMLFCGDTLFASGCGRLFEGTPTQMTQSLAKFAALPKNTLVYCTHEYTLSNIRFALAVEPNNVNLISWSERAQELRQKGLPTLPTTIGQELQVNPFMRSDQAEVIASAKSVSNQADLPSPAHVLATIRAWKDRF, encoded by the coding sequence ATGGATAAGAATACTTTATTGCAAGTTTGGCCGATTCCGGCCTTTGATGACAACTACATCTGGTGTATCCACGATGGAAAGTCTGCTTTAGTGGTTGATCCAGGTGATTCTGCACCTGTTTTGGAGTATCTCGAACAGGCTCACCTCAAATTAAAGGGGATCTTGATTACCCATCATCATGCAGATCACACCGGCGGCATTTTGAACCTATTAAATTCACTGGGTCCAAAGATTCCGGTATACGGTCCTGTTGGCGACAATATTCCAGGGCGAACAGTAGTCGCTATGGAGGGCGATAAGATCGAGATCGACTTTCCGCGCATCAGTCTTAAAGTTTTTGAAGTGCCAGGCCATACATTAAGTCACATTGCTTATTTTGCAAACATGCAAGCCAATGTTGTCGAACCCATGCTGTTTTGTGGTGACACCTTATTTGCTTCAGGCTGTGGACGCTTATTTGAGGGGACGCCTACTCAAATGACGCAGTCACTCGCGAAGTTTGCAGCCTTGCCAAAAAATACATTGGTGTATTGCACTCATGAATACACGCTTTCCAATATTCGCTTTGCACTTGCCGTTGAACCGAACAACGTCAATTTAATTTCATGGTCGGAGCGAGCCCAAGAGCTAAGACAAAAGGGCTTGCCAACGCTACCAACAACGATCGGACAAGAGCTCCAAGTCAATCCTTTTATGCGTAGCGATCAAGCAGAAGTGATTGCATCAGCCAAATCAGTATCTAACCAAGCAGATCTACCAAGCCCAGCCCATGTCCTTGCTACTATCCGCGCCTGGAAAGACCGATTCTGA